One Fibrobacter sp. genomic window, ACAACACCGTGGACGCATTCCACATGTACTTCCCGGATCCGTGGCCCAAGGAACGCCACCACAAGAACCGTTTGCTCCGCCCCGACTTCTTGGAACAGGTGGCACGAGTGATGAAACCCGGCAAGAGAATTTTCTACTGGGGCACCGACCACAAGGAATACAACGAAGTAGCTCTGGAAGTATTCGACAACTTCAAGGGTTGCAAGGTCCTGGTCCGCAACTCTGCTGAACCTACCGAAGGCATCATGACCGGCTTCGAAAAGAAGTACCGCAAGGAAGGCCGCCCCATTTATCGTTCCATTATCGAGTTCGAAAAATAACGCGAAGGTTAGTGTCTTCTTTTGACATTCGAGTTTTGCTAGTTTATCGTTGCTATGTTAAAGTCACTTTCTATTAACGGATTCACTCTTATAGCCCAGGCGGACATCAACTTCCGCAAGGGATTTACCGCCATTACAGGCGAGACTGGCGCTGGCAAGTCAGTATTGTTAAAGGCCCTCCGCATCGTTTGCGGCGACAAGGCCCAAGCCAGCATGGTTCGCAGTGGCGAGGAGAAAGCTGTTGTGGAAGCGACTTTCGATATCCAGAACGTCCCCAAGGTCCAGAAGATCCTGGAAGAACTGGAAATTGATTCTGACGACGAACTGGTTATCCGTCGCGAAATTCTGGAAAGCGGCAAGGGCCGCGCCCGCGTCAACGGTTCCATGGTGAACCAGGCTGATCTCCAGCGCATTGGCGAAGAACTGATCCAGATGCACGGCCAGAGCGAACAGCTTTTGCTTCGCGATACCCGTACCCACGCCCAGATGCTGGACGCCTACGCCGGTAACGGAAGCTTGCTTGAAGAATACGGCAAGTTGTGGACTGCATGGAACGAAATCCAGAACAAGATCGCAGCCACCGAAGAACGAGCCAAGAATCTTGCCGCACAAAAAGACTTCTTGAAGTTCCAGCACGACGAACTGACCAAGGCCGCCCTTAAAGAAGGCGAAGAAGAAGAACTAGAAGACAAGGTCAGCAGCGCCAGCAAGAGCGAAGCAGAACGCCGCCACCTGGGCGACATTCAAGGAATGTTGGCTGGCGAAAACGGCCTCCTGGACATGGTGCAAAGCCTCCAGGCCCGTATGCGTACTCTCGCCATCAAGTGTCCGAATTACGAAGAAGAATTCAAGGCTCTTGAAGAAGTGGCCGATCCTTTTGAAAGCATCTGTAAGGACTTGATGCGTTTGACTCCGTCTACCGCCATGAACGCGGCAGAAATCGACAGAGCCAACACCCGCATCGCCCAGATTCAAAAACTGAAGCGCAAGTACCGCACCGATGTGGCTGGCCTCATCGCCTTAACGCAACAGCGCAAGGAAGAATTGAGCAGCCTCGAGAATCTCGACGCCGACCTGGAAGAACTTTCCCGCCAGTCCACCAAGACTTTGGCCGAATTGGAAAAGGTTGCCGCCAAGCTCACGGCGGCCCGCGTCGAGGCTGCAGCCCGTTACGACAAGTCCGTCAGCGACATTTTGCACACCTTGGGTATGCCCAAGGCCGAATTCACCACCTCCATCGAAAAGCAGTCCCTCGCCCCGATTGGCGCCGACCGCATCGAATTCCTTCTGGCCCCCAACCCGGGCGAAGGTTCCAAGAGCCTGCAGAAGGCTGTGTCCGGTGGTGAACTTTCCCGCTTGCTTTTGGCCATCAAGAGCGTCATGGCAGAACTGGACAAGGTCCCCCTGCTCATATTCGACGAAGTGGATTCCGGTATCAGCGGCGAAGTAGGCAACAGCATTGGTGAAGCCTTGTGCAACCTTGGCAAGCACCACCAGATTTTGACAATCACCCACCTCCACCAGGTGGCAAGCCGCGCCCAGAATCAACTGGCCGTCAGCAAAAAGGAAATCGACGGTCGCACATTCACATCCATTGTAGAACTGGATCACGACGGCCGCATCCAAGAAATTTCTCGCATGCTGGGCGGCGATAACGAAACAGTCCGCGAACATGCAAAACAGCTTTTGGAGAATAACCAATGACAGAACAAAAAACTGAGGAAAACGTTTCCGACGTAAGACTACGTTCACGAATTTGGAGCGCCCTTCGCGTAGCAGTATTTATCTGCGTCACCGCGTTCATCTGGAACGACATGCCGAAGACTGCAACCGCATTCGTGCTCATCGCCATGGCCATGGGCTGGGTCAATCTTTACCAGCTCCGCTCCGAAGAAGTGGAAAAGCCCTATTACAGGCTGTGGCTGAACACCATTGACGGCGCCCTTTCCTTCGTGGTAATGGCAAGCATCTTTGTCCACGACCTCCTCAAGGAAGAATCCGCCGAAAAGCTTTTGGCCGTAGGCTGCGTTTTCCTGCTGGCCCGCCTCATCGCCCACACCTTATTCTCCCTGGGCGTCCTTCGCGAAGGCAAACAGCTCCCCCGCAAGCGCCGCTGGAGCAAGCTGGCCAACATTTCCATTACCATCACCATGGCGGTCTACCTTCTGAACCTGGAAGACTACCAGCAGATTTCCATGGTCACCTCCATGTTGCTCATGGGCGCAAGCACCGTCGCCTATGCCTACTGGTACTACCGCGACCCCGCCCACCGTAAGCCCCTTTCCATTGCAAGCCAGCTCACCATGAGCCGCATCGTCCTCACCCCCTTCTTCC contains:
- a CDS encoding tRNA (guanine-N7)-methyltransferase → NTVDAFHMYFPDPWPKERHHKNRLLRPDFLEQVARVMKPGKRIFYWGTDHKEYNEVALEVFDNFKGCKVLVRNSAEPTEGIMTGFEKKYRKEGRPIYRSIIEFEK
- a CDS encoding CDP-alcohol phosphatidyltransferase family protein gives rise to the protein MTEQKTEENVSDVRLRSRIWSALRVAVFICVTAFIWNDMPKTATAFVLIAMAMGWVNLYQLRSEEVEKPYYRLWLNTIDGALSFVVMASIFVHDLLKEESAEKLLAVGCVFLLARLIAHTLFSLGVLREGKQLPRKRRWSKLANISITITMAVYLLNLEDYQQISMVTSMLLMGASTVAYAYWYYRDPAHRKPLSIASQLTMSRIVLTPFFLWVFFYDNDLDYSNNSLVFKVLSLVMVLGFMLTDFLDGKLARSMGEVSTLGKYLDPFSDKISNMTIFMCFIATGYAPVWMVAVIYFRESSVETLRTLAASEGLIMPARRSGKWKTALQGMGIVGILAGAIDPIRHFIPGFDGIWPYFPQTIMGIITLVTVVSGVDYFVASKHILKKFV
- the recN gene encoding DNA repair protein RecN, which encodes MLKSLSINGFTLIAQADINFRKGFTAITGETGAGKSVLLKALRIVCGDKAQASMVRSGEEKAVVEATFDIQNVPKVQKILEELEIDSDDELVIRREILESGKGRARVNGSMVNQADLQRIGEELIQMHGQSEQLLLRDTRTHAQMLDAYAGNGSLLEEYGKLWTAWNEIQNKIAATEERAKNLAAQKDFLKFQHDELTKAALKEGEEEELEDKVSSASKSEAERRHLGDIQGMLAGENGLLDMVQSLQARMRTLAIKCPNYEEEFKALEEVADPFESICKDLMRLTPSTAMNAAEIDRANTRIAQIQKLKRKYRTDVAGLIALTQQRKEELSSLENLDADLEELSRQSTKTLAELEKVAAKLTAARVEAAARYDKSVSDILHTLGMPKAEFTTSIEKQSLAPIGADRIEFLLAPNPGEGSKSLQKAVSGGELSRLLLAIKSVMAELDKVPLLIFDEVDSGISGEVGNSIGEALCNLGKHHQILTITHLHQVASRAQNQLAVSKKEIDGRTFTSIVELDHDGRIQEISRMLGGDNETVREHAKQLLENNQ